One stretch of Oncorhynchus masou masou isolate Uvic2021 chromosome 9, UVic_Omas_1.1, whole genome shotgun sequence DNA includes these proteins:
- the LOC135545826 gene encoding probable G-protein coupled receptor 101, with translation MSTSEAPGVSSNSSTMPWDPGSSGPPGPTDWPSVANSVVKMVLISAIVCVSLFGNVVVLLVFQRKPQLLHVANRFVLNLLLADLLQTVLVMPFTIAATVPGVWPLDARFCQALIVLMHLFAFTGVNTIIVVSVDRYLAIIHPLSYPTCMTPHLGTNLIACTWVLSLLQSTPPLYGWGAIDFDRRHNMCSVVWSSSLSYSVLVATCSFWLPVLIMLGCYWMVFRAARRQNALVHPIQTQSKSQPNLPLNPQAPCPGSPQRQPQQAPPPLDSFSAGGYPIRGRHRRFHYHCKAALVVFVIMASYILSMGPYSVLNTVSIRSSAAVPPWLASLALVLFFLQCCLHPYIYGYMHRSVRKEFLALLCGPLCRQGHPCHNSAQDSCFTVTDGRSTHPNLPTRVCPLRTWEEGTTTEAISSSPTMDRRSRDTRKETTSLSSERELTVHTSTK, from the coding sequence ATGTCCACCTCTGAGGCGCCTGGTGTGAGCAGTAACTCCAGCACCATGCCCTGGGACCCTGGTTCCTCTGGTCCTCCTGGCCCCACAGACTGGCCGTCGGTGGCCAACAGCGTGGTGAAGATGGTGCTGATCTCAGCcatcgtgtgtgtgtctctgtttggtAACGTGGTGGTGTTGTTAGTGTTCCAGAGGAAGCCTCAGCTCCTCCACGTGGCCAACCGCTTCGTGCTCAACCTCCTCCTGGCAGACCTGCTCCAGACCGTGCTGGTCATGCCCTTCACCATCGCTGCCACCGTGCCTGGTGTGTGGCCCCTGGATGCCCGCTTCTGCCAGGCCCTGATAGTGCTCATGCACCTGTTTGCCTTCACCGGGGTGAACACCATTATCGTGGTGTCGGTGGACCGTTATCTGGCCATCATCCACCCGCTGTCCTACCCCACCTGCATGACCCCTCACCTGGGCACCAACCTCATTGCCTGCACCTGGGTGTTGAGTCTGCTCCAGAGCACGCCACCCCTCTATGGCTGGGGGGCCATAGACTTTGACCGCAGGCATAACATGTGTTCTGTGGTGTGGTCCTCCAGCCTGTCCTACTCAGTACTGGTTGCCACCTGCTCCTTCTGGCTGCCGGTGCTCATCATGCTGGGCTGTTACTGGATGGTGTTCAGGGCAGCTAGGAGGCAGAACGCCCTTGTGCACCCCATCCAGACCCAGTCTAAATCCCAGCCCAACCTGCCTCTGAATCCCCAGGCCCCCTGCCCCGGCAGCCCCCAGCGCCAACCTCAACAGGCACCCCCACCCCTGGACTCCTTCTCAGCCGGGGGGTACCCCATCCGGGGCAGGCACAGACGTTTCCACTACCACTGCAAGGCAGCCCTGGTGGTGTTCGTCATCATGGCCTCATACATCCTGAGCATGGGACCTTACAGTGTTCTCAACACGGTCTCCATTCGCTCCAGTGCTGCTGTGCCTCCATGGCTGGCCTCCCTAGCCCTGGTGCTCTTCTTCTTGCAGTGCTGCCTCCACCCCTACATCTACGGCTACATGCACCGCAGCGTGAGGAAGGAGTTCCTGGCCCTGCTGTGTGGTCCGCTCTGCAGGCAGGGTCATCCCTGCCACAACTCCGCCCAGGACAGCTGCTTCACCGTGACCGACGGACGCTCCACGCACCCCAACCTGCCCACACGTGTCTGCCCCCTCCGCACCTGGGAGGAGGGCACCACCACAGAGgctatctcctcctcccccaccatgGATAGGAGGTCCAGGGACACCCGCAAAGAGACCACCagcctgagctctgagagagagctgactgtCCACACCTCTACCAAGTAG